A single window of Oncorhynchus clarkii lewisi isolate Uvic-CL-2024 chromosome 10, UVic_Ocla_1.0, whole genome shotgun sequence DNA harbors:
- the LOC139419536 gene encoding cyclic nucleotide-gated cation channel-like, whose product MTGQVADRDLSPHRLSVKTTVEEELERERAESTLSRVPSECDHDNDDTSSELARVAALDGGNNSRNSFQGRGALSRLVNLVVILREWAHRSLVEEEERPDSFLERFRGPELRTAPSRISNTQPDANGNNTKGRFRRKWGVFVVSPSDDMYYRWLFVIAIAVLYNWILIVARACFDKLQTSNYICWLVLDYLSDALYILDTCVRLRTGFLEQGLLVKDLSKLRDSYVRTFQFKLDVVSILPTDLAYISTGIHTPELRFNRLLRFPRMFEFFDRTETRTNYPNIFRICNLVLYILVIIHWNACIYFAISKSLGFGSDTWVYPNISNPEYGSLTRGYVYCLYWSTLTLTTIGEMPAPVRDEEYLFVVFDFLVGVLIFATIVGNVGSMISNMNATRAEFQARIDAIKHYMHFRRVSKELEARVIKWFDYLWTNKKAVDEQEVLKNLPNKLRAEIAINVHLETLKKVRIFQDCEAGLLVELVLKLRPQVYSPGDYICRKGDIGKEMYIIKEGKLAVVANDGVTQYALLTAGSCFGEISILNIQGSKMGNRRTANIRSIGYSDLFCLSKDDLMEAVTEYPDAKKVLEERGKEILMKEGLLDENAEAGRLGGEDTEEKVERLESSLDTLQTRFARLLSEYTATQQRLKRRITNLERQLCHTGCGILSDADLSDEDSASEAEADTLAAANTVEQGDHGNDEPTESTVQT is encoded by the exons ATGACAGGCCAGGTGGCCGACAGAGACTTGTCCCCCCATCGTCTCTCAGTGAAGACCACTGTGGAGgaggagctagagagggagagagctgagaGTACTCTCAGCAG AGTGCCATCAGAATGTGATCATGATAATGATGACACATCCTCAGAGCTGGCACGGGTGGCCGCTCTCGATGGTGGAAACAATTCAAGGAACTCTTTTCAAGGACGGGGAGCTCTGTCTAG attaGTGAATTTGGTGGTGATTCTGAGGGAGTGGGCACACAGGAGccttgtagaggaggaggagcggcCAGACTCTTTCTTGGAACGCTTCCGTGGCCCTGAGCTAAGGACTGCCCCTAGTCGCATCAGCAATACGCAGCCTGATGCCAATGGCAACAATACCAAAGGGAGATTTag GAGAAAATGGGGTGTGTTCGTTGTGTCCCCATCAGACGACATGTACTACCGTTGGCTGTTTGTTATTGCTATAGCTGtgctctacaactggatcctcaTTGTGGCTAG GGCATGCTTTGACAAACTGCAGACAAGCAATTACATCTGCTGGTTGGTGCTGGACTACCTTTCAGACGCTTTGTACATCCTGGACACATGTGTCCGACTCCGCACAG GGTTTCTGGAGCAGGGTCTGCTGGTGAAGGACCTCTCCAAGCTGAGAGACAGCTATGTCCGCACATTTCAGTTCAAGCTGGATGTCGTGTCCATCCTACCCACTGATCTGGCCTACATATCCACAGGAATTCACACCCCAGAGCTAAGATTCAATCGCCTGCTGCGCTTCCCACGCATGTTTGAGTTCTTTGACCGCACTGAGACACGCACGAACTACCCCAACATCTTCCGCATCTGCAACTTGGTGCTCTACATCCTGGTCATCATCCACTGGAACGCCTGCATCTACTTTGCTATTTCCAAATCTCTAGGGTTTGGCTCTGATACCTGGGTGTACCCCAACATCTCCAACCCCGAATATGGCTCCCTAACCCGGGGCTATGTCTACTGCCTGTACTGGtccaccctcaccctcaccacTATTGGAGAGATGCCTGCACCTGTACGGGATGAGGAGTATCTTTTTGTGGTCTTTGACTTCCTCGTTGGGGTGCTGATCTTTGCCACGATTGTGGGTAATGTTGGCTCCATGATTTCCAACATGAATGCCACACGTGCAGAGTTTCAGGCCCGTATTGATGCCATCAAACACTACATGCACTTCCGCCGGGTCAGCAAGGAGCTGGAAGCACGCGTCATTAAGTGGTTTGACTACCTCTGGACTAATAAGAAAGCAGTGGATGAGCAGGAGGTATTGAAGAACTTGCCTAACAAATTGCGGGCTGAGATCGCCATCAATGTGCACCTGGAGACCCTGAAGAAAGTGCGTATCTTTCAGGACTGTGAGGCTGGACTGTTGGTGGAGCTGGTCCTGAAACTCCGGCCACAGGTCTATAGCCCAGGGGACTACATCTGCCGCAAAGGGGACATAGGGAAGGAGATGTACATCATCAAAGAGGGGAAGCTGGCAGTGGTGGCAAATGACGGGGTCACACAGTACGCCCTCCTCACCGCCGGCAGCTGCTTTGGGGAGATAAGTATCCTCAACATCCAGGGCAGCAAAATGGGAAACCGCAGGACGGCCAATATCCGCAGCATCGGCTATTCTGACCTCTTCTGCCTCTCTAAGGATGACCTGATGGAAGCAGTGACCGAGTACCCTGATGCTAAGAAGgtgctggaggagagggggaaggagatcCTTATGAAGGAGGGCCTCCTGGATGAGAATGCAGAGGCTGGTAGACTGGGTGGAGAGGACACtgaggagaaggtggagaggCTGGAGTCCTCTCTGGACACCCTGCAGACGCGCTTCGCCCGCCTGCTCAGCGAGTACACGGCCACACAGCAGCGACTGAAGCGGCGCATCACCAACCTggagcgccagctgtgccacacGGGCTGCGGGATCCTCTCAGACGCAGACCTCTCTGACGAAGACTCAGCTTCTGAGGCTGAGGCAGACACTCTGGCCGCTGCCAATACCGTTGAGCAGGGTGACCATGGAAATGATGAGCCGACTGAATCCACTGTTCAAACTTGA
- the LOC139418400 gene encoding nuclear pore glycoprotein p62-like translates to MSGGFNFGQASNTGFSIGAPKTTAAPATGFGIASAAPTTPGGGFSFGPPNPAQPPNSTNSTGGFSFGNPTHNSTPAGGGFSIGTPTAKLNLGTPAASQPALTGITMGIATPTSGAGFGLGRGFATQTTAVPTGGGFSFGTAGGLGAPVAQTPAQPAAAGGLSLGTPAATAQMMGGGFSFGAAKVQAAPTVTAGGGFSFGNSAPATPSLGNQSTGLNSVAPASTAAPTTTQGGGLAFGVKPSATPAPAVTASATQASLGSSLFAVPASTAAVTGFLGAAPTSAAPAATSAAGNTLGFMLKPLEAVTATTTAPAGTGFSLGMKPAGATGIGSTVPITGIATTITTVIASAPPVMSYAQLEGLINKWSLELEDQERHFLQQATQVNAWDRTLVENGEKITSLHREMEKVKLDQRRLDQELDFILSQQKELEDLLSPLEESVKEQSGTIYMQNADEERERTYKLAENVDAQLKRMSQDLKEIIEHLNTSCGPADTSDPLQQICKILNAHMDSLQWIDQNSVLLQRRVEDVSKLCDNRRKEQEKTLRITFG, encoded by the exons ATGAGTGGAGGATTTAACTTTGGACAAGCGTCCAATACTGGATTCAGCATTGGAGCTCCCAAAACCACAGCTGCGCCAGCCACAGGCTTTGGGATTGCAAGTGCTGCACCTACAACTCCAGGTGGTGGCTTCTCTTTTGGACCCCCCAATCCTGCCCAGCCCCCAAACAGTACAAACTCAACTGGAGGATTCAGCTTTGGGAACCCTACACATAACAGTACTCCAGCAGGAGGAGGCTTCTCTATTGG GACTCCCACTGCTAAACTCAATCTGGGCACACCTGCTGCCTCTCAACCAGCACTGACCGGGATAACTATGGGGATAGCAACCCCCACCTCTGGGGCAGGCTTTGGACTTGGTAGGGGTTTTGCCACACAAACCACTGCTGTTCCCACAGGAGGGGGGTTCAGCTTTGGGACCGCAGGGGGGCTTGGAGCCCCTGTTGCCCAAACCCCGGCTCAACCAGCAGCAGCTGGTGGGCTCTCTTTAGGAACTCCTGCTGCAACCGCTCAAATGATGGGAGGTGGGTTTAGTTTTGGTGCCGCCAAGGTCCAGGCAGCCCCTACCGTGACCGCAGGAGGGGGCTTCTCATTTGGGAACAGCGCCCCTGCCACCCCCTCCCTGGGGAACCAGTCCACAG GTCTGAACTCTGTGGCCCCGGCCTCAACAGCTGCACCAACCACAACCCAGGGTGGAGGACTTGCTTTTGGTGTCAAACCTTCAG CTACTCCAGCCCCTGCTGTAACTGCCTCGGCTACCCAGGCCTCATTAGGTTCTTCCCTCTTTGCAGTACCAGCATCAACGGCAGCAGTCACAGGTTTTT TGGGTGCTGCCCCCACCTCAGCTGCCCCGGCTGCCACATCGGCAGCAGGAAATACCCTTGGCTTCATGCTCAAACCCCTGGAAGCAGTCACTGCCACCACCACAGCACCAGCTGGCACAG GTTTTTCACTGGGTATGAAACCTGCGGGTGCCACTGGCATCGGCTCAACGGTCCCAATCACTGGAATAGCCACAACCATCACTACTGTTATTGCAAG tgctcctccagtgaTGTCCTACGCCCAACTAGAGGGTCTCATCAACAAGTGGAGTCTTGAGCTGGAGGACCAGGAGAGGCACTTCTTACAGCAGGCTACCCAGGTCAACGCCTGGGACCGCACGCTGGTGGAGAATGGAGAGAAG ATCACATCACTGcacagggagatggagaaggtGAAACTGGACCAAAGAAG GCTGGACCAGGAGCTGGACTTCATCCTGTCACAACAGAAGGAACTGGAGGACCTGCTGTCCCCACTGGAGGAGTCTGTCAAAGAACAGAGTGGAACCATCTACATGCAGAATGCCGATGAGGAACGCGAGAGAAC GTACAAGCTTGCAGAGAACGTGGACGCCCAGCTGAAGAGGATGTCCCAAGATCTAAAGGAAATAATTGAACACCTGAACACATCCTGTGGGCCAGCTGATACCAGTGACCCG CTTCAGCAGATCTGTAAAATTCTCAATGCCCACATGGACTCTCTTCAATGGATTGACCAGAACTCGG TGCTTCTACAGAGAAGGGTGGAGGATGTGTCCAAACTCTGCGACAACCGACGCAAAGAGCAGGAGAAGACTCTTCGCATAACATTTGGTTAA